A region from the Rosa rugosa chromosome 6, drRosRugo1.1, whole genome shotgun sequence genome encodes:
- the LOC133715422 gene encoding uncharacterized protein LOC133715422 yields MELSLADTLVKVALFFLVQGLVYLILSKSSNIFSSKSNMMRSHSFKPARSVSIRRMLATLADLPAGGELSPSSRDLRSPDYQQNSNSSLHLN; encoded by the coding sequence ATGGAATTGAGCTTAGCAGATACGTTGGTGAAGGTAGCCCTGTTTTTCCTGGTTCAGGGTTTGGTGTATCTCATCCTTTCCAAGTCATCAAACATCTTCTCCTCCAAATCCAACATGATGAGATCCCATAGCTTCAAACCAGCTCGCTCTGTAAGTATTCGTCGCATGCTCGCCACTCTTGCCGACTTACCCGCCGGTGGTGAGCTCTCTCCTTCATCCAGGGACCTGCGTTCGCCCGATTaccaacaaaattcaaactCCAGCCTACAtctcaattaa